TGGCCTGATTCAGATGATGGATCTGCTGAAACCGATCTATAAAGAGACCGCAGCATACGGTCACTTTGGCCGTGAGCACTTCCCGTGGGAGCAGACCGATAAAGCGGCTCAACTGCGTGAAGCGGCGGGCTTGAAGTAATCGCGGCCTCTACGGGCTGATGCCCTCACCTTGGCCCTCTCCCACAGGAGAGGGAAACGCTGCAAGATGTATGACTGAAAATGAGCTCGCTTAGGCGGGCTTTTTTTATGCCTTTTAATCGTCAGGCGCATTTTTCTATGCCGTCTACACTTCTTACGCTGTGTTTACAACATAGTGATAACGATTACATTTTGAAATCCTTTAACAATCGGCAATTTAGAGATTTTTCAGCGTAGTTATTACTGTGAAAATGCGTTATTTTCAGCGTCGTCTGATAGCCGGTATTTAGTGCAATGTCAGAAACTTAAAGGGTGCTATACCTTACTGGTTACGTAACTATTTCGGGCGGAAAATGCTGGATTGCAGGGTTTCAGCGTGTGTAACCGATTACACTGATGTGATCGCTCTCACTTTTTTCCGCCGACAGGTTTCATAACATTGATAACAACAACGATGGATAAACTTTGGAGGCATCATGCCTGGTAATAATCACAAAAGCAGAACATCAAATAAGGTCATGACCTTGTTTGTCTGCTTTTTAGCGGCCCTGGCCGGCTTGCTGTTTGGATTGGATATCGGTGTTATCGCCGGTGCTCTGCCTTTCATCGCAAAAGATTTTAACGTCACCGCACATCAGCAGGAATGGATCGTCAGCTCGATGATGTTTGGTGCGGCGGTGGGTGCTGTGGGTAGCGGCTGGATGTCATCGCGTCTGGGCCGTAAAAAAAGCCTGATGGCCGGTGCCATTCTGTTCGTCATTGGTTCGCTGTGGTCTGCGGGTGCAACCAGCCCGGACATGCTGATCGCTGCGCGCGTGGTGCTGGGCCTGGCCGTGGGTGTCGCGTCTTATACCGCTCCGCTCTATCTCTCTGAAATCGCGCCAGAGAAGATTCGCGGCAGTATGATTTCGCTCTACCAGCTGATGATCACCATCGGTATTCTGGCCGCTTATCTCTCTGATACCGCCTTCGCCGACGCCGGCGCATGGCGCTGGATGCTGGGCATCATCACCATTCCTGCCGTGTTGCTGCTGATTGGCGTGTTCTTCCTGCCGAACAGCCCACGCTGGCTGGCCGCGAAGGGGGATTTCCGCAGTGCGGAACGCGTGTTATCGCGTCTTCGTGATACCAGCGAACAAGCAAAACGTGAACTGGATGAGATTCGTGAAAGCCTGAAGATCAAACAGTCTGGCTGGCAGCTGTTCCAGAGCAACAGTAACTTCCGCCGCGCGGTGTTCCTCGGCGTGCTGTTGCAGGTGATGCAGCAGTTCACCGGTATGAACGTCATAATGTACTACGCGCCGAAAATTTTCGAAATCGCTGGCTTTGCCAACACCACGCAGCAAATGTGGGGCACGGTGATTGTAGGTCTGGTGAACGTGCTGGCTACCTTTATCGCTATTGGTCTGGTGGATCGCTGGGGCCGTAAACCAACGCTGCTGCTGGGCTTCCTGGTGATGGCCGTTGGTATGGGCGTGCTGGGTACAATGTTGCACATCGGCATCCACTCGCCAGAAGCGCAGTACTTCGCGGTCGCGATGCTGCTGATGTTTATCATTGGTTTTGCGATGTCTGCTGGTCCGCTGATTTGGGTGCTGTGTTCAGAAATCCAGCCGCTGAAAGGCCGCGATTTTGGTATCACGGTTTCCACCGCGACCAACTGGATTGCTAACATGATTGTCGGCGCCACCTTCCTGACCATGCTGAATACGCTGGGCAACGCGCCAACCTTCTGGGTGTACGCCGGTCTGAACGTGTTCTTCATTCTGCTGACGCTGACGCTGATTCCAGAGACCAAAAACGTCTCGCTGGAACACATCGAACGCAATCTGATGTCAGGCAAAAAACTGCGCGATATCGGTCAGAAGTAATCCCGATAAGCGAATTCAAGGGCTGCCTGCTGGCGGCCCTTTTTTGTTTGATTCAACTGTCGCAACCTTTTATTCTGCCCCACATGAAAACACCGCGCCTTCCCATCGCCTTACAACAAGCCGTTATGCGCTCGCTACGCCATTTTTTACAGCTGGCCAACGAGAAGCTGGAGCGCCGCTTTGATGAGCCCTCGCTGATCTACCAGCAGCGCGGCACGGCGGCGGGCACCGCATGGCTGGAAAAGTGGGAAATCCGAATCAATCCGGTGCTGCTGTTGGAAAATCAGCAGGCGTTTGTTGATGAAGTGGTGCCGCACGAACTGGCGCATTTGCTGGTGTGGAAAACCTTTGGCCGCGTGCCGCCGCACGGTAAAGAGTGGAAATGGATGATGGAGAGCGTGCTCGGCGTGCCGGCGCGTCGCACCCACCAGTTTGAAATCGACTCAGTGCGCAGCAATACGTTCCCCTATCGCTGCCGCTGTCAGCAGCACCAGCTGACTGTGCGTCGCCATAACCGCGTGCTGCGCGGCGAAAGCGAGTATCGTTGCGTACACTGCAAATCTCTGCTGCAGCCCGGTGAGTTTTCAGCAACATAGCTCAGCAACATAGTCTAATCTCATATCCCATGCGTCATCATTCTGTTACCCTGCCGCCCTTTTTCAGGACCAGGTTAATTTTTGGAATATGTCTCGCAAAACGCTGCTGTTTCTTACCTTATTAGTTGCCCCACTTAGTGCTTATAGCCTCAGTTTCACTCACTATCATCAAAACAATTTTAATCAGGCCAAAGCCTATGCGGCGCAGATCAACGCCGATGCGCCTGCGGACTTTTACTGCGGCTGCAAAATCAGCTGGCACGGCAAAAAAGGCGTGCCGGATTTATCCAGCTGCGGCTACAGCGTGCGTAAGAATGCCAATCGCGCTGAACGCATTGAGTGGGAACATGTGATGCCAGCGTGGGAATTCGGTCACCAGCGTCAGTGCTGGCAAAACGGCGGACGCAAAAACTGCAGCAAAGACGCGGATTACCGCCGCATCGAAAGCGATTTGCATAACCTGCAGCCGGCAATTGGCGAAGTGAACGGCGATCGCAATAACTTCCAGTACAGCCAGTGGAACGGTGGCGATCAACAGTATGGCCAGTGCAGCATGAAGGTTGATTTTAAGCAGAAGCTGGCGCAGCCGCCCGAGCGCGCACGCGGTGCGATAGCACGCACCTACTTCTATATGCGCGATCAATATCAGCTGCGCCTGTCACGCCAGCAAACCCAGCTGTTTACCGCCTGGGATAAGCAATATCCGGTGACGAAGTGGGAGTGCGAGCGCGACAACCGCATCGCTAAAGTGCAGGGAAATCATAACGCTTATGTACAGCAGGCTTGCCAGCGCTAAAAGCGCTACCCTACACTAGCTTTTTTCGATTGCGCCGTGTCAGCTGACACGGCATAACGCTGGCAGGAACCGCATGCGTATACCTCGCATTTATCACCCCGAATCTCTTGAAGTAAACAGTGAAGTCTTCCTTGATGAGGACGCCGCTAACCATGTCGGGCGCGTGCTGCGCATGACCGCTGGTCAGCAAATTGAGCTGTTTGATGGCAGTAATCTGACTTTTAACGCTGAAATCACCCAGGCTGATAAAAAGCGTGTAAAAGTAAGGGTCCTTGCCAGTCAGGCTGATGACCGTGAATCGCCGCTGCATCTGCATCTTGGTCAGGTGATGTCGCGCGGCGAAAAAATGGAATTCACTATCCAGAAATCGATCGAACTTGGCGTGAATGTGATTACGCCCTTGTTTTCTGAGCGTTGCGGCGTAAAGCTGGATGCCGAGCGACTGGCGAAAAAGATTCAGCAATGGCAGAAAATCGCAATTGCCGCCTGTGAACAGTGCGGCCGCAATCGCGTGCCGGAAATTCGCGAGCCGATGACATTACAAGCCTGGTGTGCGGAAGCCGATGAGGGTTTAAAACTCAATCTGCATCCGCGCGCCAGTCACAGCATTAACACGCTGCCGCAGCCGGTGGAGCGCGTACGTTTGCTGATTGGACCGGAAGGCGGCTTATCCGCCGAAGAAATTGCCATGACGGCGCAACAGGGTTTCACCGATATTTTGCTCGGACCACGCGTGTTACGCACCGAAACTACCGCGCTCACCGCCATTACGGCACTTCAGGTGAGGTTTGGCGACCTCGGTTAAGCGATACTTTTGGTTGAATACCCCTTGAGGAGAGAATAATGATCAAGCTTGGCATCGTTATGGACCCCATTTCGTCCATCAACATTAAAAAAGACACCAGCTTCGCCATGTTGCTGGAAGCACAGCGCCGTGGTTACGAAATTCATTACATGGAGATGAGCGATCTCTCCCTGCGCGGCGGCGTGAGCTATGCGCGCACCCGTCTGCTGAGCGTTGAGCAGAACTACGACAACTGGTACACGTTTGGCAGCGAGCAGCTTATCCCGCTGGCCGATCTCAACGTGGTGCTGATGCGTAAAGATCCGCCGTTCGACACCGAGTTTATCTACGCCACCTACCTGCTGGAGCGTGCTGAAGAGCAAGGCACGCTGATCGTCAACAAACCGCAAAGCCTGCGCGACTGCAACGAAAAGCTGTATACCGCATGGTTTGCCGATCTGACGCCCGATACGCTGGTTACGCGCAACAAAGAGCAGCTGCGCGCCTTCTGGCAGGAACATGGTGATGTGATTCTGAAACCGCTTGATGGCATGGGCGGCGCGTCCATCTTCCGCGTGAAGCAAGATGACCCGAACTTCGGCGTGATCACTGAAACCCTGACCAATCACGGCCAGAACTTCTGCATGGCGCAGAACTACCTGCCGGCGATTAAAGAGGGTGATAAACGCGTACTGGTGGTGGATGGTGAACCGGTGCCTTACTGCCTGGCGCGTATTCCGCAAGGCGGTGAAACGCGCGGTAACCTGGCCGCCGGTGGCCGTGGCGAAGCGCGTCCGTTGAGCGACAGCGATTGGGAAATTGCGCGTCGCGTCGGTCCAACACTCAAAGCCAAGGGGCTGATTTTTGTCGGTCTGGATATCATCGGTGATAAACTGACTGAAGTTAACGTGACCAGCCCAACCTGCGTACGTGAAATCGAGGCCGCGTTCCCGATATCAATCACCGGCATGCTGATGGATGCCATTGAGAAACGCCTGGGCTGATGCCGTCGGAGTGCAAGCTCCGTGAACACCCAAAACCGGCGCTGTCGCGGCTGCGCCGGTTATTTTTGATATACGAGTGATAATGAATTTACAGCATCATTTTTTAATTGCGATGCCGTCGCTGCAGGACCCGCTATTCAAACGCTCCGTGGTGTATATCTGCGAGCATAATGAAGATGGCGCCATGGGTTTGATCGTGAATAAACCGATGGAAAACCTGACGGTCGAAGGCATTCTTAAAAAGCTTAAAATTAGCGCATCCGAACGCGATCCAGCCATCAAACTGGATAAGCCAGTGTTTGCCGGTGGTCCGCTGGCGGAGGATCGTGGTTTTATTCTGCACTCGGCGCAGCGCATTTACTCCTCGAGCATTCGTATTTCTGACACCACGGTGATCACCACCTCGCGTGATGTGCTGGAAGCGATCGGTACTGCCTCGCAGCCAGACAATGTGCTGGTGGCGCTGGGTTATTGCGCCTGGGAGAAAGGTCAGCTTGAAGACGAGCTGCTGGAAAATGCCTGGCTTACCTCACCGGCTAATACCAATATTTTGTTCCAGACGCCTATCGCAGAGCGCTGGCGCGAAGCGGCACGCGGCTTAGGCGTGGATATACACAATATCGCCACCGATGCAGGGCACGCCTGATGGCCAATGAAACCTTATTGGGCTTCGATTTTGGCACCAAAAGCATCGGCGTCGCCATTGGACAGCAGCTCACGGGTACCGCTCGTGCGCTGACGGCCTTGAAAGCGCAAGATGGCACGCCAGACTGGAATCTGATCGAAAAACTGCTGAAAGAGTGGCAGCCCGATTATGTAGTGGTCGGTTTGCCGCTGAATATGGATGGCACCGAACAAGAGCTGACGGCACGCGCGCGTAAGTTTGCCAATCGCCTGCACGGTCGTTTTGGCGTGCGCGTTGAGCTGCAGGACGAACGCCTGAGCACCGTTGAAGCGCGTGCCGACCTGTTTGAACGCGGCGGTTTTCGTGCGCTGCAGAAGGGCCAGGTCGATTCGCAATCGGCAGTGATTATCCTCGAAGATTGGTTCGAGACGCATTAAACCCTTACCAGTTATCTCATCCAGATCTTTCACATACCGTAGCGGCGCGATTTATCGCGCGTATAAATGACGGCACCATGCCTATCCATGCATTGCGCAATAAATTGCGCCGCTACGATTTGTACTCAATCCCACATCAAATCATCCCCGCCTGCTGACGCGCCTGCTCGCTCTGCGCAAAGGTTTGCATCCCGGCCTGCGCGCCGGTTTGTAACACGCCCGGCAACTGGTGCATTTTCCCTTCACGAATGAGGTTTGCCACCGCCGGCGTCGCTACCAGTACTTCAAATAACCCCACGCGTCCGCCCGCTTTTGCCGGCACTAAGCGCTGCGCCAGCACCGCTTTTAAGCTGCCCGCTAATTGGGTGCGCACCAGGTTCTTCTCCTCGGCGGGAAAGACATCCACCAGCCGATCCACCGCCTGGGTTGCGCCGCGCGTATGCAGCGTCGCCAGCACCAAATGCCCGGTTTCTGCTGCGGTAAGCGCCAGCCGGATGGTTTCGCTATCACGCAGTTCACCGAGCAGAATCACATCGGGATCTTCGCGCAGCGCGGCTTTTAGCCCATGTTGAAACGAGGCGCAGTGCGCGCCCACTTCGCGCTGCTGAATCAACGATCGCTGACTGTGATGAACAAACTCGATTGGATCTTCCAGCGTCAGGATGTGCCGCGCCTGCTGACGATTAAGGCTATCCACCATTGCCGCCAGCGTGGTGGATTTGCCGCTGCCGGTGGCGCCGGTGATCAAAATCAGCCCCTCTTCCAGCTGTAATAGCTGGCTCACCACTTCGGGCAAATGCAGGCTGCTAAGATTAGGCGCGCTGCTGGCAATCAGCCGCAGCGCCAACGATAAACCGTGCCGCTGCATAAACAAGTTGGCACGCAGTCGCACGCCGCTGGTCAGCGTAATGGCAAAATCGACATGGCCATTTTCCTCCAGCTCGGCCTGCTGCGACGCAGTGAGCCACTGCTGCATAAAGCTTTCCAGCCAGCCGCCCTCCAGCGCGCTTTGCTGCGGAATCGGCTCCAGCACGCCTTGTCGTCGCCAGTGCGGCAAATGTCCGCTGCAAAGGTGCAGATCGGCGGCGTTATGCTTTACACTAAGGGCCACAATTTCATCCAACTCCATTTAACTTCTCCTGACTATGACTTCCATTGAGCACAACTTACAGCAAGTGCGTGAGCGCATCGCCGCTGCCGCCGCACGTTGCGGGCGCGCGCCAGAAGAAATTACGCTGCTTGCAGTGAGCAAAACCAAACCTGCGAGCGCGGTCGCAGAAGCCATTGCCGCTGGACAGCAGGCGTTCGGTGAAAATTACGTGCAGGAAGGGGTTGAAAAAGTGGCTGAGCTGGCCGCACATCCTGATTTGCAATGGCACTTTATCGGTCCGCTACAATCCAATAAGAGCCGTCTGGTGGCGGAAAATTTTGCCTGGTGCCACACCGTTGACCGGCAGCGCATCGCGCAGCGCCTGAACGATCAGCGCCCGGCGTCGTTGCCGCCGCTCAACGTGTTAATTCAGGTAAATATCAGTGACGAAAACAGCAAATCTGGCATCATGCTGGAGGCGCTGCCCGAGCTAGCGCAATACATCGCCGCGCTGCCACATTTGCGCCTGCGTGGGCTGATGGCCATTCCAGCGCCGGAATCAGAATACGATCGGCAATTGGCGGTCTGCCAGCAGATGGCCAGCGCGTTTCATGCCTTACAGCAGGAT
The sequence above is drawn from the Pantoea nemavictus genome and encodes:
- a CDS encoding sugar porter family MFS transporter, translating into MPGNNHKSRTSNKVMTLFVCFLAALAGLLFGLDIGVIAGALPFIAKDFNVTAHQQEWIVSSMMFGAAVGAVGSGWMSSRLGRKKSLMAGAILFVIGSLWSAGATSPDMLIAARVVLGLAVGVASYTAPLYLSEIAPEKIRGSMISLYQLMITIGILAAYLSDTAFADAGAWRWMLGIITIPAVLLLIGVFFLPNSPRWLAAKGDFRSAERVLSRLRDTSEQAKRELDEIRESLKIKQSGWQLFQSNSNFRRAVFLGVLLQVMQQFTGMNVIMYYAPKIFEIAGFANTTQQMWGTVIVGLVNVLATFIAIGLVDRWGRKPTLLLGFLVMAVGMGVLGTMLHIGIHSPEAQYFAVAMLLMFIIGFAMSAGPLIWVLCSEIQPLKGRDFGITVSTATNWIANMIVGATFLTMLNTLGNAPTFWVYAGLNVFFILLTLTLIPETKNVSLEHIERNLMSGKKLRDIGQK
- a CDS encoding SprT family zinc-dependent metalloprotease, producing MKTPRLPIALQQAVMRSLRHFLQLANEKLERRFDEPSLIYQQRGTAAGTAWLEKWEIRINPVLLLENQQAFVDEVVPHELAHLLVWKTFGRVPPHGKEWKWMMESVLGVPARRTHQFEIDSVRSNTFPYRCRCQQHQLTVRRHNRVLRGESEYRCVHCKSLLQPGEFSAT
- the endA gene encoding deoxyribonuclease I — its product is MSRKTLLFLTLLVAPLSAYSLSFTHYHQNNFNQAKAYAAQINADAPADFYCGCKISWHGKKGVPDLSSCGYSVRKNANRAERIEWEHVMPAWEFGHQRQCWQNGGRKNCSKDADYRRIESDLHNLQPAIGEVNGDRNNFQYSQWNGGDQQYGQCSMKVDFKQKLAQPPERARGAIARTYFYMRDQYQLRLSRQQTQLFTAWDKQYPVTKWECERDNRIAKVQGNHNAYVQQACQR
- the rsmE gene encoding 16S rRNA (uracil(1498)-N(3))-methyltransferase; translated protein: MRIPRIYHPESLEVNSEVFLDEDAANHVGRVLRMTAGQQIELFDGSNLTFNAEITQADKKRVKVRVLASQADDRESPLHLHLGQVMSRGEKMEFTIQKSIELGVNVITPLFSERCGVKLDAERLAKKIQQWQKIAIAACEQCGRNRVPEIREPMTLQAWCAEADEGLKLNLHPRASHSINTLPQPVERVRLLIGPEGGLSAEEIAMTAQQGFTDILLGPRVLRTETTALTAITALQVRFGDLG
- the gshB gene encoding glutathione synthase, which gives rise to MIKLGIVMDPISSINIKKDTSFAMLLEAQRRGYEIHYMEMSDLSLRGGVSYARTRLLSVEQNYDNWYTFGSEQLIPLADLNVVLMRKDPPFDTEFIYATYLLERAEEQGTLIVNKPQSLRDCNEKLYTAWFADLTPDTLVTRNKEQLRAFWQEHGDVILKPLDGMGGASIFRVKQDDPNFGVITETLTNHGQNFCMAQNYLPAIKEGDKRVLVVDGEPVPYCLARIPQGGETRGNLAAGGRGEARPLSDSDWEIARRVGPTLKAKGLIFVGLDIIGDKLTEVNVTSPTCVREIEAAFPISITGMLMDAIEKRLG
- a CDS encoding YqgE/AlgH family protein, translated to MNLQHHFLIAMPSLQDPLFKRSVVYICEHNEDGAMGLIVNKPMENLTVEGILKKLKISASERDPAIKLDKPVFAGGPLAEDRGFILHSAQRIYSSSIRISDTTVITTSRDVLEAIGTASQPDNVLVALGYCAWEKGQLEDELLENAWLTSPANTNILFQTPIAERWREAARGLGVDIHNIATDAGHA
- the ruvX gene encoding Holliday junction resolvase RuvX, which codes for MANETLLGFDFGTKSIGVAIGQQLTGTARALTALKAQDGTPDWNLIEKLLKEWQPDYVVVGLPLNMDGTEQELTARARKFANRLHGRFGVRVELQDERLSTVEARADLFERGGFRALQKGQVDSQSAVIILEDWFETH
- a CDS encoding type IV pilus twitching motility protein PilT, with amino-acid sequence MELDEIVALSVKHNAADLHLCSGHLPHWRRQGVLEPIPQQSALEGGWLESFMQQWLTASQQAELEENGHVDFAITLTSGVRLRANLFMQRHGLSLALRLIASSAPNLSSLHLPEVVSQLLQLEEGLILITGATGSGKSTTLAAMVDSLNRQQARHILTLEDPIEFVHHSQRSLIQQREVGAHCASFQHGLKAALREDPDVILLGELRDSETIRLALTAAETGHLVLATLHTRGATQAVDRLVDVFPAEEKNLVRTQLAGSLKAVLAQRLVPAKAGGRVGLFEVLVATPAVANLIREGKMHQLPGVLQTGAQAGMQTFAQSEQARQQAGMI
- a CDS encoding YggS family pyridoxal phosphate-dependent enzyme — protein: MTSIEHNLQQVRERIAAAAARCGRAPEEITLLAVSKTKPASAVAEAIAAGQQAFGENYVQEGVEKVAELAAHPDLQWHFIGPLQSNKSRLVAENFAWCHTVDRQRIAQRLNDQRPASLPPLNVLIQVNISDENSKSGIMLEALPELAQYIAALPHLRLRGLMAIPAPESEYDRQLAVCQQMASAFHALQQDYPDVDTLSLGMSDDMDAAIAAGSTMVRIGTAVFGARDYARPTQQ